The Desulfuromonas versatilis genome has a segment encoding these proteins:
- the argF gene encoding ornithine carbamoyltransferase, with translation MKKDFLCLTDWSLEELEQIFALTRELKEKQKRGEEHHLLKGKTLAMIFEKSSTRTRVSFEVGMYQLGGHALFLHSGTTQLGRGEPIKDTGRVMARYCDGIMIRTFSQQGVEELARCSEVPVINGLTDMYHPCQLMADLFTVIEHKGNYRDLAYCWIGDGNNMANSWINAATVFGFELRVATPKGYEAHPEVVERAKKLGARVLYTNDPAEAARGAHVLNTDVWASMGQEAEQKQREQAFAGFQINADIVKLADPGCIVLHCLPAHRDEEITDEVIEGPHSVVFDEAENRMHVQKAIMATLLG, from the coding sequence GCTGAAGGAAAAGCAGAAGCGCGGCGAGGAGCACCACCTGCTCAAGGGCAAGACCCTGGCGATGATTTTCGAGAAAAGCTCCACCCGCACCCGCGTCTCCTTCGAGGTGGGGATGTATCAGCTCGGCGGGCACGCCCTGTTCCTGCACTCGGGCACCACCCAGCTGGGCCGCGGCGAGCCGATCAAGGACACCGGCCGGGTCATGGCCCGCTACTGCGACGGTATCATGATCCGCACCTTCTCCCAGCAGGGGGTCGAGGAACTGGCGCGCTGCTCCGAAGTGCCGGTCATCAACGGGCTCACCGACATGTATCACCCCTGCCAGCTGATGGCCGACCTGTTCACCGTCATCGAGCACAAGGGCAATTACCGCGACCTGGCCTACTGCTGGATCGGCGACGGCAACAACATGGCCAACAGCTGGATTAACGCCGCCACCGTGTTCGGCTTCGAGCTGCGGGTGGCCACCCCCAAAGGGTACGAAGCGCACCCCGAGGTGGTGGAGCGGGCGAAGAAGCTCGGCGCCAGGGTCCTCTACACCAACGACCCCGCCGAGGCCGCCCGCGGCGCCCATGTGCTCAACACCGACGTCTGGGCCAGCATGGGCCAGGAGGCCGAGCAGAAGCAACGCGAGCAGGCTTTTGCCGGCTTCCAGATCAACGCGGATATCGTCAAGCTGGCCGATCCCGGGTGCATCGTCCTGCACTGCCTGCCCGCCCACCGCGACGAGGAGATCACCGACGAGGTCATCGAGGGGCCCCACTCGGTGGTCTTCGACGAGGCCGAGAACCGGATGCACGTGCAGAAGGCGATCATGGCCACGCTGCTGGGGTGA